A single genomic interval of Halobacillus halophilus DSM 2266 harbors:
- a CDS encoding acyl-CoA dehydrogenase family protein — protein sequence MNFYEEDSNLQTILKEQFDPPLWEWADEQLQKFGALCAGEIDRRARHTDREGQPKLIKYDKYGEDQSEVWLNEGYKKTIEETYGAGIVGYIHKDIPELGRPGGYVYSFAQGYLLSQAESGFYCPVTLTMATAYLIERYASQELKERYLPHVLSTGEMELYEGATFLTERQGGSDVGANEVKAFSEENHFLIYGEKYFASNAGACGIAMVLARLEDAPSGTKGLSLFLVPWRKDNGDMNGIQIRRLKDKLGVRAVPSAEVEFSGAEAYLVGKPEQGFYYMMEALNLSRVCNATASIGIMRRAYTESLDYAIKREAFGNRLIDFPMIKDTLVRLRVKQEIETRAVFDMISHFEESVSSKSSTPSSEEVMNRLKIAILKKETAEQAIAFAHEAIELHGGNGYIEDFVMPRLLRDAQVLTVWEGTANILGLEVLRLLNKFEAHSFFYEEMTQRLEQVNGFASQVEMVKQEIISLGHQVADILNQSSDIQTYYSKSIARQMAIIYEAVIALEAGKNSGKAEKVAEIYVQLAFGKEQVTGEPLTLRYADELLDLSKSRE from the coding sequence GTGAATTTTTATGAGGAAGATTCAAACCTGCAGACGATTTTAAAGGAACAATTCGACCCGCCATTATGGGAATGGGCTGATGAACAGCTGCAAAAATTTGGTGCTTTATGCGCCGGTGAGATTGACAGGCGGGCACGCCATACAGACCGCGAAGGTCAGCCCAAGTTAATAAAATATGATAAGTACGGGGAAGACCAATCAGAAGTGTGGTTAAATGAAGGCTACAAAAAAACGATTGAGGAAACATATGGAGCGGGAATTGTAGGATACATTCATAAAGATATACCAGAACTTGGACGTCCAGGCGGCTATGTCTATTCCTTTGCTCAAGGTTATCTTCTTTCCCAAGCGGAGTCAGGATTTTACTGCCCTGTCACATTGACCATGGCCACTGCATACTTAATCGAACGTTATGCTTCTCAAGAATTAAAGGAGAGATATCTTCCTCACGTCCTTTCTACGGGAGAAATGGAATTATATGAAGGAGCGACATTTTTAACAGAAAGGCAGGGTGGTTCGGATGTAGGTGCTAATGAAGTCAAAGCTTTTTCTGAAGAAAATCATTTCCTGATTTACGGGGAAAAATACTTTGCCAGCAATGCTGGCGCTTGCGGTATAGCGATGGTTCTCGCAAGGTTGGAGGATGCTCCTTCAGGCACGAAGGGACTCAGTTTATTCTTAGTTCCCTGGAGAAAAGACAACGGGGATATGAATGGTATTCAGATTCGCAGATTGAAAGACAAGCTTGGTGTTCGTGCTGTTCCATCTGCGGAGGTGGAGTTTAGTGGGGCTGAAGCTTATCTTGTCGGCAAACCTGAACAAGGTTTCTATTACATGATGGAAGCATTGAATTTATCCAGGGTGTGCAATGCTACAGCGTCTATTGGTATTATGAGGCGCGCCTACACGGAATCCTTGGATTACGCTATCAAACGGGAAGCTTTTGGAAACAGGCTTATTGATTTTCCGATGATTAAGGACACCCTGGTCCGGTTGCGTGTAAAGCAGGAAATAGAAACGAGAGCGGTTTTTGACATGATCAGTCACTTCGAAGAATCTGTCTCAAGCAAGAGCTCCACGCCTTCTTCAGAAGAAGTCATGAACCGGCTCAAAATTGCAATCCTAAAAAAAGAAACCGCAGAGCAGGCAATAGCCTTTGCACATGAAGCGATTGAATTACACGGCGGCAATGGATACATTGAGGACTTTGTCATGCCCAGACTGCTGCGTGACGCGCAGGTGCTCACAGTCTGGGAAGGTACAGCGAATATACTAGGTCTTGAGGTCCTGCGTCTGTTAAATAAATTTGAAGCTCACTCCTTTTTCTATGAAGAAATGACCCAGCGCCTAGAACAGGTCAATGGATTCGCTTCTCAAGTAGAGATGGTAAAACAGGAAATCATATCCTTGGGACACCAAGTTGCAGATATTCTCAATCAATCATCAGATATTCAGACGTACTATAGTAAATCAATAGCCAGGCAGATGGCAATCATTTATGAAGCTGTCATCGCACTTGAAGCGGGAAAAAATAGTGGAAAAGCAGAAAAAGTGGCTGAAATTTATGTTCAGCTTGCTTTTGGAAAAGAACAAGTGACAGGGGAGCCCTTAACGCTTCGCTACGCAGATGAATTACTGGATTTGTCAAAATCCAGAGAATAA